The Rhizobium leguminosarum genome includes a region encoding these proteins:
- a CDS encoding ABC transporter substrate-binding protein translates to MKAALAGIAASALTLCISTSAVFATDLRMTVWTGSEAHLKMLNGIAESFKATHPDVNVKFETVPVNDYTQKLTFQIAGGNAPDIAWMMEDAAPAFENANLLKDLGPTLKAAEGYDFDDFSKPAMGLWQKDETVYGIPFSTSPFMIYYNKDMFDKAGLEDPLTLAAKGEWNMEKFQEVSKKLAETNPGKWGFEFKDGEGYASRMTHALLPPIRAYGGDIWSNKECGFDKPEAVKAVKQLHDMVFKDKSIVPPGEQGDYFSGSSAMTVNQISRASKMAEAGFKWGIAPLPTGPGGESPVIGQAGLVVFAQGKNTEIAAEFVAHMTNKENVATMAQFFPPARKSVLQADAFINGNKLVPPEMMKNVAAAIEKGRVVSANEKAPQILAAMAPRVDALWKPDADVDAAIKGICAAIQPLL, encoded by the coding sequence ATGAAGGCCGCATTAGCAGGTATCGCAGCATCCGCGTTGACATTGTGCATATCGACGTCTGCCGTCTTCGCGACGGATCTCCGCATGACGGTCTGGACCGGGAGCGAGGCTCATCTGAAGATGCTGAATGGCATTGCGGAGAGCTTCAAAGCCACACATCCCGACGTCAACGTGAAGTTCGAGACCGTGCCGGTCAACGACTACACCCAGAAACTGACCTTCCAGATCGCCGGCGGCAATGCTCCCGACATAGCCTGGATGATGGAGGATGCCGCTCCGGCTTTCGAAAACGCCAATCTTCTGAAGGATCTCGGCCCGACGCTCAAGGCGGCGGAAGGCTATGATTTCGACGATTTCTCGAAGCCGGCCATGGGCCTCTGGCAGAAGGACGAAACGGTCTACGGCATTCCGTTCTCCACCTCTCCTTTCATGATCTACTACAACAAGGACATGTTCGACAAAGCCGGGCTCGAAGACCCGCTGACGCTCGCCGCCAAGGGCGAATGGAACATGGAGAAGTTCCAGGAAGTCTCCAAAAAGCTCGCGGAAACCAATCCCGGCAAATGGGGCTTCGAGTTCAAGGATGGCGAAGGCTATGCCTCTCGCATGACCCATGCCCTTCTGCCGCCAATCCGCGCCTATGGTGGCGATATCTGGTCGAACAAGGAATGCGGCTTCGACAAGCCCGAAGCCGTCAAGGCGGTCAAGCAGTTGCATGACATGGTCTTCAAGGACAAGTCCATCGTTCCGCCGGGCGAACAGGGCGATTACTTCTCCGGCAGTTCGGCGATGACGGTCAACCAGATTTCCCGTGCTTCGAAGATGGCGGAAGCCGGCTTCAAGTGGGGCATCGCACCGTTGCCCACCGGCCCAGGTGGTGAGTCACCCGTTATCGGCCAGGCCGGTCTTGTTGTGTTCGCCCAAGGCAAGAATACGGAAATCGCCGCGGAATTCGTAGCGCATATGACCAACAAGGAAAATGTCGCCACCATGGCGCAGTTCTTCCCGCCGGCCCGCAAGAGCGTTCTGCAGGCCGATGCATTCATCAACGGCAACAAGCTCGTGCCGCCCGAGATGATGAAGAATGTGGCTGCCGCTATAGAAAAGGGCCGGGTGGTTTCGGCCAACGAAAAAGCGCCCCAGATCCTTGCCGCTATGGCGCCTCGTGTCGATGCCCTGTGGAAGCCGGATGCCGATGTCGATGCCGCCATCAAGGGCATCTGTGCGGCAATCCAGCCGCTGCTTTGA